Within the Scleropages formosus chromosome 8, fSclFor1.1, whole genome shotgun sequence genome, the region TTTATCTTTGGTCTGTCTTGTTTTCCTATTTGTCTTGTTCATTTCTCAGcctgacttgtttttttttgcctcttaacttgtaaaagtttttttccctGTAGGTTTGTCTGCTTCTCTTTAGGTCTGATGTGTTAATTAGTCTACGTTTTTGCCATCTGGTTTTTCCATTCTGCCTCAGGCagtgcctgtcctgtcctgtcccttgGTCTTCCCGGTCTTCTCCATCTAcgtttttccctttatttaatttatcatCCTCTCTTCtaagtttcccccccccctctttttgtAAAGTTTGTTAGTTTTTGTCTGCCTGTTTTGTTTCGTTGCCAGCCCGGTATGTGTAGGTGTgtgcggagggggggggtgcgcgCGTGCTCTCACCAGAGGGACATGCGGTCCTTCGGGTAGCGCAGGCGCTCCACGGTGCCCAGGACGTGAGGCAGGCTGTGCTCCGAGTTGCGGCAGATGAGCGCGAGCAGGACGCGTGGTGCGAGCAGCGGCGACTCGGGGCTCCACCGCTCCTCAGGAAAGTAGCCCCGGGCTCGGCGGGGCACGAGCAGGAGAACCAGGAAGCAGACGGAGAGCACGGAACGGACCGGTACCATTTcagcacacaaataaaaaatagggtgggaaataaaagagaagagctggatttttttttttttttaaagaaaataaaaaaaaaagaaaggtggaAAGGAAGGAGGAGACGACGCTCGAGCGGCCGCTTTAACGTCCCCCGACAGAAATCGGACGCCACCACGACACAGCAAGCAAAACTCAATGGTAGTAATTAAAGGGAACGTCTTAAAGGCACTACAGCACAATGACGTCATTTTCCAGTCCAGTTGGCAACGCGGACACGTGATCATGCCGCTTTGTACGTCATACAGCCTGTAACCACTTCCACCGTAACTTACACAGAACCCAGATTAAAAAcccaattaaaaatgaacttaaTTTATAACTAAAACGACATTGTATGCAGAGCTTAGTCAAATATACGCATACtggcataaataaaatgaaataacgGCAACAAAACTAAAACACTATTAACTTACCTTCCACTGAAAAAAGCAGCCCCAAGTATACATATTtatcataaaatacattttttgatcAACTGGTAGCCATTTCTTTAAGAACAGCTGGCTTTTATGCTTTGAATATGCATGAACATTATTTGAAAACACTTCTTACATTCCCCAGTTTTCCCCTTACAAAGCTTATGTTTTGGAACCAAAGCAAGGTAAAGTGATAATGTTTAGTCATTTTTCATACACACTTCACTACATAAATACAATCTGGAGTGTGGAATCTTGTTGTGTGTGCCATACTGTGGTAGGCCCAATACATATATTCATAACTGCTGGTTTGAAAAACAACGACATAAAACATTCCAGGGATGGTATAATTAATGCATCAGCAAAAATATAGAATATTTTTAAGAAGGAGGAAACAGAGGATTGGTTGTGTTGCAATCATCTCTGTCAAAGCCTCATTCAGTCCTTATTGGGAAGCAGTTGACGTGGCTTCCAGTCTGAAGCTATCACAGGATGAGCCGCAGGCATAAATGTGGACACAGTAAAAGCCACGTTTCAACTCTCTACTTCTCACTCTCTTTCTCGGGGAACCAAGATCATTGAAAAATTCATACACAACTTCTATGGAATATGTACTGAACCAGTAGTCTTGCAcacctgggtttgaacctgaAATCAATCTTGTGCACTTGACGGCAAACACCTTCCCAACATCTGCACGATATACTAGTCAAAATGACCCTTCCATTAAGCACATTAATGTTTAATGCTTTAAAACACTAAGCAGTATCAAGGCCTACTACTCAATTTTTAactttaagtaaagaaaaaattatattcaagggacagctggtagcatagtagttagaggtactgcctttggattcaaaagttgcaggtttgatccccatttctaactagtacccttgagcaaggtacttagcctacaaattgctccagtaaaattacccagctgtataaatgggtgaataattgtaaccttaacactgtcacattagagaaaaacatcagataaatgtaatattcaccAATCCAAGACCATACAGCACTTTCAAATTTAGTGCAGAGGTCACAGTCTCTTCAGTACTTATCCAGCTGAGCTGTAGCACGCCAGCGTGGTTACAGTGTCGCGAGACACTGGAACACCACTTATTCACCATGTTGAATATAATACAGTGCTTTATACCGTACACTTGTAAGTGCACCTTAGAGTATGACTGATGGTTTGTGCTGTAAGAAAGAACACTATGCACCTGAGGAGAATTAAAAACATCTTGTAAACAGCAAACAATAGCTTTCAGATAAACCAGAAAGCCAGTGGAATGATTTCTGTAGGATTAACAGAAATAAGATGATTCAAAATGGTCATTGTTTCGCACTCTCTGCTTGGGAAATTGGCAggaatgttatttttacatgatttgttttatgcatgcttttattaaaatttacttGGTCAACTTAGTTTAGTTCATGGCTAAATACAGCCTTGAAATGGACTGGTTTCAGGTCCAGCATGTACCATGACTCACACCctttgtttctgggataggttccagacacTAAAACACTGCACCATTATTCATAGATGGATAGGATTGCAATACCTTGCAGGAGTCTATAGCTGGGCTTTTATTGAAGGAATTCTAGCTCCTTGTTCTGCTGTGTGGCACCCcactaaacaaaaattaatcaCATGCTTAAACTGTAAACAGTGTcacaagtaaatataaaatatttccacatttaatcttttataattttatttgtctttttccccccacagtttGTGAAAAAATCACAACTAATTTTGTGTGAACACTTAGTTGATTATGCTCCTGAATCCCAGGGCTGCATTCTGATGACTGATAGAAACTGAGCAGGAGCAAAAGTAAGCATCAGGGGTAACAGTCTACTGCTGTTTCTCAGAAGTAAATTTTTACACAAGTTCTCTAACAAAGAAGGAGAGAACTGTTTCATAAACCAAATCCATCTCTCAGTGTACAACAGTGCATGCAGAAGACTAAGCTTTAAGTACTTCACATCTGTAACAGCACTCATGACCAGAACTAACTTTTCACCTTACCATAATGGTCCCAGTACAAACTGTTCTACTGCTCAGTAACAATTCACACGCCAATCTCCAGTGGTGCACACGGGTCAGCTGCAGGTGGGTATTTTAACAGTGCAGACATCATTGGGCATCAAGAACTGTTTAGGTCCACAGATACtaccatttttcctttttacaacaTTATCTAGCGGAGTCAAGGAGGTTATATTTGGGATGTTTTTGAGCTACATTGTTTCCCACTCCACTCACTTAGTTTGAGCCCAATGCTGTCTCTTTGACCCCCTGGTGGTGATGTTACAGCTCTGTCCCAGAAGAGGGTTTCTCCACCTGGATGGTGAGTAAAGCTGCTGCAGGCTCATCCAGGAGCCAGAAGAGATCACCTTGGCTAGGCGCAACTTGAGCTGCAGGCAGCTTTGGGTCTTCTGCTCCCTCCAGCACTTGCTGAGGAAATCAGAAAATCCACAGTGTTGTGCTGAGAATAAAATGCTAAGGGTAACATTAGATCTATACCTAGATGAGTTGTCCACAGAACTAACTCAAATGGGTGTTCAGTgcaaatacaggtggtctccaatttacgatggttcgacttgcaattttttttcgactttatgattgtgagctggcaatagacattcaatagaaaccgtacttcagatttagaattttgatttttttccccaggcaagcgatacgcaGAGTGATACTCTCTCTCAATGCTGGGAAGCAAGAGCGCTCCGCATTTCCCAGGCTGTCAAGCAAAGGTCTGTATTagttgtattaaatgcatttttgacttacgatatttttgacttatgactTTGACTCATAATCCATTATGTTCCCCAAAACctcatcgtaaatcgggggTCACCTGTAAATGGACAGCTGGACCATAGCCTTACATCAACTTCATGGCACTTACCTTTAGCACAGGGGCTTTGCTGCCCCCTGTTGACACAAAAGCAACACAGCGGGCAGCATTGACAACAGGCAGTGTCAAGGTTATGCGCTGAGGTGGGGGTTTAGGAGAGTTGCTTATGGGAGCCACTGTCTTATTGGTCTCCTGAAGGAAAGgagtgttgaaaaaaaaaagaaaaaacctcagaGCACAAGGGAGTAAATACATGTGTCTGGAAGGAGTGTGAGGAGAGTGAGTCAAAAAGGAGACTTTGATGGTATGATGAACACACTCAGATTAACAGCAAGCACATATGACTTCAAAAATACACCCGGACGTTAGACTATAAAACACATGTGCTGCAGCACATGGGACTAGAAATGGACCTGGTAGTGATCCAGATGTAGATCACAGGGGGTGACACCCAGAGGTGCAGAGGAACATGCTGAAGATTCCAAGTTTCCTTTGTGGCCTGGAACTTTGAGGTaatgctgctgtgtttgtgtcactttGAATCCCCCCATCCCAACAAGTCCCCTACCAGTCAGTGGATTTTAACACTACATGTAATGGCTACAGGCTGGAGATGAGCCATACAAACATATTCATGTACATACATATGGATATGCACATTTACTTAAAGGATAACTTTTCCTATACATTGACAGGATGCAGAATCCCAAACCACTAAGCTGTTACCATGTTTGGATAGGGTGTGATTTTCCTGCAGATAGACCAGATTGGCAGTTTTACCTTACCTCCAGCAAAGGGTGATTTGGAAAGAGTGAGCAAGTATGTCCATCTGGCCCCATCCCAAGGAGCAGCAGGTCAAATACAGGAATGGGCTCACCAGGAAAGTTCTAAACAAATCGCACAAACACCAGATCACAGTCTAAACAACACAACAGACTGTACTGATCTTTTTAGGTATACAGACATCCAGTTAAACCAAGAGTACCTCTGTATACGTACCACACTAAGCTTGCGGGCATAGTCCTCTGCACATTGCTCCACAGATAGCGATGGGTCAATGGACAGGATCCTACTTTCAGGAATATTCATTTTGGAGAGTAGTTGGCTCTGAAAGACAGGGAGGAGATGAAGACAACCTATATACTCAGGAGACAGCAGGTCATGTAAAGGGTTAAGAAT harbors:
- the pgls gene encoding 6-phosphogluconolactonase: MPNRRILVFPSATELGPVLASLVSSRASQACNSERQRFTLGLSGGSLVSLLSRELLALPDLDSSAWVVAFCDERLVPFDDAESTYGLYKSQLLSKMNIPESRILSIDPSLSVEQCAEDYARKLSVNFPGEPIPVFDLLLLGMGPDGHTCSLFPNHPLLEETNKTVAPISNSPKPPPQRITLTLPVVNAARCVAFVSTGGSKAPVLKQVLEGAEDPKLPAAQVAPSQGDLFWLLDEPAAALLTIQVEKPSSGTEL